TAGAGGCCGGCTGAGGGCTATATAGCTCATGCCGATGGTGGCCCACCAGAGCCAGAAATAAGGGCTGCTGGCGGAAGTTAAGGAGCCGGCCAGCCAGGGACTGAGTCTGACTCGGGCGCTGCTTTCCACCGTGGCGGCCAGTTCTGGATTAAGCTGGCTTTTCAGCATATCATAGCCCATCCAGGCCAGCACCAGGCCGCCGATAACGGCGATTATGCCTTTGACCAGTGTTTGTTCCAGCAGCTGGCCTACCCCCAGCAATAACCCTATTAACAGGGCCAGCTCCAGTAAAGCATGGCTGACCGGCAGGGCCAGGGCGGTACGCCAGCCCCGGCTCAGGCTTTCTTTGATTACCATGGTCAAGAGGGGACCGGGCATAATCGCTCCGGAAAAGCCGATCAGGAAGGAGGTTAGAAACAGTTCAGAGCTATTCATCGAATAATTCCTCCAGGTTAATGGCTAAATCGGGGAAAAGGCTGAAAGTAATGGTGCCGCCAGTATAAACTTCTGGCTCACCATATTGGTAGTCCTCATTCAGCAGGTAACGGGTTAGCTTGCGGCTTTGAGGGTTGACAATCCAGTATTCTTTAACCTTAAACTGATGATAAAGGTGAAGTTTTTTCACATAATCCATGGCGGCATTGGAAGGGGATACTACTTCAATGATCAGATCCGGTGCACCTTCACAGCCGCGTTTGCTTAATTTGGCTGGGTCGCAGATTACCGTAAGGTCAGGCTGTACTACATCATATTCGGAAAGATAAACATCAAAGGGAGAAAGATAAACCTCACAGGGACCGCCCTTTTTAGTTAAATAATT
The nucleotide sequence above comes from Carboxydocella sporoproducens DSM 16521. Encoded proteins:
- a CDS encoding LysE family transporter; protein product: MNSSELFLTSFLIGFSGAIMPGPLLTMVIKESLSRGWRTALALPVSHALLELALLIGLLLGVGQLLEQTLVKGIIAVIGGLVLAWMGYDMLKSQLNPELAATVESSARVRLSPWLAGSLTSASSPYFWLWWATIGMSYIALSRPLGPWGIGAFYTGHIAADLVWYGGVILALTHGRRLLSPRLYTWIIRICGLFLIYISLTFIYQGWGWLR
- a CDS encoding Uma2 family endonuclease — translated: MKIKIIKFFEPGMGMDQQQEKLYTVQDYLDLDEGARVELIGGRFYAMVPAPSRQHQKIIGKLFLNLGNYLTKKGGPCEVYLSPFDVYLSEYDVVQPDLTVICDPAKLSKRGCEGAPDLIIEVVSPSNAAMDYVKKLHLYHQFKVKEYWIVNPQSRKLTRYLLNEDYQYGEPEVYTGGTITFSLFPDLAINLEELFDE